Proteins encoded together in one Impatiens glandulifera chromosome 1, dImpGla2.1, whole genome shotgun sequence window:
- the LOC124919582 gene encoding uncharacterized protein LOC124919582: MEKKHGFFSALKEEVVRGLSPARSRAKSPARSVSPLSGLLRRKNHHYHVSNQDQFISRSGSLRPVGETLTPLVEGPDPDGGEIGESKRVGSSSIGQWMKGQLSRAPSVASNAYKRSDLRLLLGVLGAPLAPVHVTTNDPLPHLCIKDTPIETSSAQYILQQYTAASGGQKLHNSIRNAYAMGKLKMVATEFETAAGVTKNRHAVRDAESGGFVLWQMNPDMWYVELAVGGSKVHAGCNGKLVWRHTPWLGSHAAKGPVRPLRRSLQGIDPRTTAAMFASAKCIGEKTINGEDCFILKLTTDPHTLKSRSEGPAEIIRHVLFGYFSQKTALLIHIEDSHLTRIQSTGGDSVYWETTMNSFLEDYKLVEGIMVAHSGRSIVTLFRFGETAMSHTKTRMEEAWTIDEVTFNVPGLSLDCFIPPADIKFGPISESCELGQDDRGKNSVSIASHRAKVVALEKGIDNLFWKMEV, translated from the exons ATGGAGAAGAAACATGGCTTCTTTTCTGCACTCAAAGAAGAGGTAGTTCGAGGTTTATCTCCGGCTAGGTCCCGCGCCAAGAGTCCGGCACGAAGTGTGTCGCCATTGTCAGGTCTACTTCGCCGTAAGAATCATCATTACCACGTGTCCAATCAGGACCAGTTTATTTCGAGATCCGGAAGTTTGAGGCCTGTAGGCGAGACACTCACGCCCTTAGTGGAGGGTCCGGATCCGGATGGAGGTGAAATCGGTGAATCTAAACGTGTCGGCTCCTCCAGTATTGGACAGTGGATGAAAGGACAACTCTCTAGGGCTCCTTCTGTAGCTTCCAATGCTTATAAGCGATCTGATTTGAGACTTTTGTTAGGCGTCTTGGGTGCTCCGCTCGCTCCGGTTCATGTTACAACAAACGATCCTCTGCCTCATCTCTGTATCAAAGACACTCCCATT GAAACTTCTTCTGCTCAATACATTCTACAACAATATACAGCTGCATCAGGAGGGCAAAAACTGCACAACTCAATTCGAAATGCTTATGCAATGGGGAAGCTGAAAATGGTGGCTACTGAATTTGAGACTGCAGCTGGGGTGACGAAGAACAGACATGCAGTTAGAGATGCAGAATCAGGTGGGTTTGTTCTCTGGCAGATGAATCCAGATATGTGGTATGTTGAACTTGCAGTTGGAGGAAGTAAAGTTCATGCTGGTTGTAATGGCAAGCTTGTTTGGAGACACACCCCATGGTTAGGTTCCCACGCTGCCAAAGGCCCTGTTAGACCTCTGCGTCGCTCACTTCAG GGAATAGATCCAAGAACAACAGCAGCAATGTTCGCCAGTGCAAAATGCATCGGCGAGAAAACAATCAACGGGGAAGATTGTTTCATCTTAAAACTCACCACAGATCCTCATACCCTAAAGTCAAGAAGCGAAGGCCCGGCAGAAATCATAAGACATGTATTATTCGGCTACTTCAGCCAAAAAACCGCCCTTCTAATCCACATTGAAGATTCCCACCTAACCCGAATTCAATCCACGGGAGGCGATTCAGTTTATTGGGAAACGACGATGAACTCGTTTCTCGAAGATTACAAACTGGTAGAAGGAATCATGGTCGCACACTCGGGTCGATCAATTGTAACTCTATTTAGATTCGGCGAAACTGCGATGAGCCATACAAAGACTAGAATGGAAGAAGCTTGGACTATCGACGAAGTTACGTTCAATGTACCTGGTTTATCGTTAGACTGTTTCATTCCCCCTGCCGATATTAAATTTGGACCTATTAGCGAGAGTTGTGAACTTGGTCAAGATGATAGGGGAAAGAACTCGGTTTCTATTGCTTCTCATCGGGCTAAGGTTGTGGCTTTGGAGAAAGGTATCGATAATCTGTTTTGGAAAATGGaagtttaa